The following coding sequences lie in one Leptospira inadai serovar Lyme str. 10 genomic window:
- a CDS encoding sensor histidine kinase — MSDPRKNILYIDSDAAYAENLSANFEAEKYGIIYASSVANALENCMQVEPPAIIVDPSFTDIDCIKFLRSLRKLSPGSVFFVNAASDSLDPNISSLPWIHSVLDKGQDIHRLVECISTVLCEKESRLSEFHKKALNEENLVSEVAWLQWKENRRSSESLTIGKNILDNLTHSISQGLGIGSLITRLDLVESFLVRENGRYSVPIDLLDSIFENKDILRDWTDKLEKFRSLFDLAIDKERTHFDAVLSSIRSGITEFEEYAKIKNQQIFFEDRSFDQFVYSHPDFVKFSFRELMVNAMKFSPENSKIHILLYSNRSYISLIVMNDISIGETGISGIPEEYYFKVFEPFFRLNHIYDERFHTLDFGFGIGLNLTQNLARQSDCKVSIYELNDYTGESCSRRVAAELQFPIC; from the coding sequence TTGTCCGACCCGAGAAAGAATATCCTGTATATAGATTCCGATGCCGCATATGCGGAGAATCTATCCGCGAATTTTGAAGCGGAAAAATACGGCATTATATACGCATCATCAGTCGCAAACGCTTTGGAGAATTGTATGCAGGTCGAGCCGCCGGCGATCATCGTCGATCCAAGCTTTACCGATATCGATTGCATTAAATTTTTGAGATCCTTAAGAAAATTGTCGCCGGGGAGCGTTTTCTTCGTAAATGCTGCATCCGATTCTCTCGATCCGAATATATCCTCACTGCCTTGGATACATAGCGTGTTGGATAAGGGGCAGGATATCCATAGACTCGTCGAATGCATTTCTACCGTGCTTTGCGAGAAAGAAAGCCGCCTCAGCGAATTTCATAAGAAGGCGTTAAACGAAGAGAATTTGGTATCCGAAGTCGCTTGGCTTCAATGGAAGGAGAATCGAAGAAGTTCGGAAAGTCTTACGATCGGTAAAAATATCCTAGATAATTTAACCCACAGCATTTCTCAGGGATTAGGCATCGGTTCCTTGATCACTAGATTGGATTTGGTTGAATCGTTTCTCGTTCGCGAGAATGGGCGATATTCCGTGCCAATCGATTTACTTGATTCCATTTTTGAAAACAAGGATATACTTCGCGATTGGACCGACAAACTGGAGAAATTCAGATCTTTGTTCGATCTTGCCATCGATAAGGAACGTACCCACTTTGATGCAGTTTTATCCTCGATTCGATCCGGCATCACCGAATTCGAAGAATACGCAAAAATTAAGAACCAACAGATTTTCTTCGAAGATAGATCGTTCGATCAATTCGTCTATTCGCATCCGGATTTCGTGAAGTTTTCATTCAGGGAACTGATGGTTAACGCGATGAAATTCTCCCCGGAAAACTCGAAAATTCACATTCTCTTATATTCCAATCGGAGCTATATTTCGCTTATTGTAATGAATGACATTTCGATCGGTGAAACCGGAATTTCAGGTATCCCCGAGGAGTATTATTTCAAGGTCTTCGAACCGTTTTTCCGTTTGAATCATATCTATGACGAGCGATTTCATACCCTCGACTTCGGTTTCGGCATCGGGTTGAATCTAACTCAAAATCTTGCCAGACAATCGGATTGTAAAGTATCGATATACGAACTTAACGATTATACGGGCGAGTCCTGTTCTCGAAGAGTCGCAGCCGAGTTGCAGTTTCCGATTTGTTGA
- a CDS encoding chemotaxis protein CheW has translation MEVDYVSLLKDFLAESADLLDLAEQAVLDIEKDYKPEQVNTLFRVIHTIKGNSAIFDLPAVSKVSHSLESLLNHRRKTETKPSDEEVALILNCLDEIREMLSQVEKNKGWDVEDLLIRINSFLTVIESGEKASFGLYSRKSEEKNEEKIAPKEKSKISIPKKYVEKAKAENSSLFFLKYQSKETEGDAVSDSVLEAVSTVGEILLSGQLGSPQNGSQKNGVHKRYLLVLSDLSLSDISWKTNIPINAFTAVVESRANGRGENGFHPSSNPKDESSSLTRADGANVQAESYLRIPLQALDHMINLAGETIIVRNQLLQKVESYQDHSLLSIVRNLSQLITLSQESIMRTRLQKLESFYKKIPRLVRDLEKITGKEVELHLEGGEVELDKNIIDTISDPITHMIRNAIDHGIEAASERTAFGKPAKGNISFSAALRGGNVILKVSDDGRGLNFERIREKAIERGILNPEEADRKSTEELAELVFIPGFSTSQSVSSTSGRGVGMDVVKMNFQKAGGSVSISSVPGKGTIISATLPQTLSIINCQMVATEGMHLAIPQANISELILLDRKLVSSIENKEVYQLRGHLLPILSASKILQLSNSSITESRYLVVVHTEKHHFGLLVEEIENSEEIVVKPLTKDLARLNLYTGAAILGDGSVSLILDISGIAKYLSLQANILEETKSISTKETIARDQYLLFAVRGQLFGINSNDVQRIELIDLKQIEYIMKREVIQYRGEVLELCRLENYFNLSNEQVHAQSTVILMHFEDGRKGLLVEEIVNVVEEIPSFTKSEDLSTGVLGSGVLSGQIVIIIDGKTVMSKISKNLTLVDIN, from the coding sequence ATGGAAGTTGATTATGTAAGTTTGTTGAAGGATTTCCTGGCCGAATCCGCGGACCTGCTCGATTTAGCGGAACAGGCCGTACTCGATATCGAAAAAGATTATAAACCGGAACAAGTAAATACCCTATTTCGCGTAATCCACACTATTAAGGGGAATTCGGCGATATTTGATCTTCCTGCAGTGTCAAAAGTATCCCATTCTTTGGAGAGCCTGTTAAATCATAGACGAAAGACAGAGACCAAGCCCTCGGATGAGGAAGTCGCGCTTATTCTCAATTGCCTGGATGAAATTAGGGAAATGCTCTCCCAAGTCGAAAAGAATAAGGGTTGGGATGTCGAAGATCTTTTGATTCGAATTAACTCCTTCCTAACGGTCATCGAATCCGGCGAAAAAGCTAGCTTCGGTCTATATTCTCGAAAATCGGAAGAAAAGAATGAGGAGAAAATTGCTCCGAAAGAAAAATCCAAAATATCCATTCCTAAGAAATACGTGGAAAAGGCAAAAGCCGAGAATAGTTCCTTGTTCTTTTTAAAATATCAATCCAAGGAAACCGAGGGAGACGCCGTAAGCGATTCGGTCTTGGAGGCGGTTTCGACCGTTGGAGAAATCCTGCTCTCCGGTCAACTGGGCTCCCCTCAGAATGGATCGCAAAAGAACGGCGTACATAAACGCTATCTCCTGGTCTTATCGGACTTAAGCTTATCGGATATATCATGGAAAACGAATATTCCGATAAATGCATTTACGGCGGTGGTCGAGAGTCGAGCTAACGGGCGGGGCGAGAATGGGTTTCATCCCTCATCGAATCCCAAGGATGAATCCTCTTCATTGACGAGAGCCGACGGAGCGAACGTCCAGGCAGAGTCGTATTTAAGAATTCCGCTTCAAGCTCTCGATCATATGATCAATTTAGCGGGTGAGACGATTATCGTTCGAAACCAATTATTGCAAAAAGTGGAATCCTATCAGGATCATTCGTTACTGTCAATCGTGCGGAACCTAAGCCAGCTTATTACATTGTCTCAAGAAAGTATAATGCGGACTCGTCTTCAAAAATTGGAATCGTTTTATAAAAAAATTCCGCGACTCGTTAGAGACTTGGAGAAAATCACGGGCAAGGAAGTCGAGCTCCATCTCGAAGGCGGAGAAGTCGAGTTGGATAAGAATATCATCGATACGATTTCGGATCCGATCACGCATATGATTCGAAATGCTATCGATCACGGTATTGAGGCGGCGAGCGAGCGGACGGCTTTTGGAAAGCCTGCGAAAGGTAATATCTCTTTTTCGGCGGCTTTGCGGGGAGGGAACGTCATTCTGAAAGTGAGTGACGATGGACGCGGTCTGAATTTCGAAAGAATTCGGGAGAAGGCTATCGAGCGAGGAATACTTAATCCCGAGGAAGCGGATCGAAAATCTACGGAAGAGCTCGCCGAGTTGGTCTTTATTCCTGGCTTCAGCACTTCGCAGTCCGTATCTTCGACATCCGGTCGCGGTGTCGGAATGGACGTCGTGAAAATGAATTTTCAGAAGGCCGGCGGTTCCGTTTCGATATCTTCGGTCCCCGGAAAAGGGACGATTATTAGCGCTACGCTTCCGCAGACTTTATCCATAATAAACTGTCAGATGGTGGCGACCGAAGGGATGCACCTCGCTATTCCGCAGGCTAATATCAGCGAATTGATATTATTGGATCGAAAATTAGTTTCTTCGATCGAGAATAAGGAAGTCTATCAGTTACGCGGGCATTTGCTTCCTATACTAAGTGCAAGTAAAATCCTGCAGCTTTCGAATAGTTCCATTACGGAAAGTAGATATTTAGTCGTTGTCCACACGGAGAAGCATCATTTCGGATTGCTCGTTGAAGAGATAGAAAACTCGGAAGAGATCGTAGTAAAGCCGTTAACCAAGGATTTAGCCCGCCTTAATTTATACACCGGTGCCGCGATTCTTGGCGACGGGAGTGTTAGTCTTATTTTGGATATATCCGGAATCGCCAAATATCTTAGCCTTCAAGCGAATATTCTGGAGGAAACAAAATCGATTTCGACGAAGGAAACGATCGCAAGGGATCAGTATCTTCTGTTTGCAGTGAGAGGCCAATTGTTCGGTATAAATTCGAACGACGTTCAGAGAATAGAACTAATCGATCTTAAACAAATCGAGTATATTATGAAACGTGAAGTAATTCAATATAGGGGCGAAGTTCTGGAGCTTTGTCGATTGGAGAATTACTTTAATCTCTCGAATGAGCAAGTTCATGCTCAAAGCACCGTTATTCTTATGCACTTTGAGGACGGCAGAAAGGGTTTGCTAGTCGAGGAAATCGTAAACGTCGTCGAAGAAATTCCGTCGTTCACCAAAAGCGAGGATTTGTCCACGGGAGTATTAGGGAGCGGCGTCCTCTCCGGACAAATCGTAATCATAATAGACGGTAAGACGGTGATGAGTAAGATAAGTAAGAATTTGACGTTAGTTGATATTAACTAA
- a CDS encoding chemotaxis protein CheW, producing the protein MDEINNKQFLSFFLGKEIYGVPLAECKEVDHNKKILRIPCAPPYIEGIVNLRGDVVTILNLQNLFGKQSNGDKDKYSIIRLKGKKQAFAILADEVSDIIEISEKNFEPCPSHLDEREGRYIRNVAVFKGETLIVLNHEELLHLEDA; encoded by the coding sequence ATGGACGAAATAAATAATAAGCAATTTCTATCTTTCTTTCTCGGTAAAGAAATATACGGGGTCCCTCTCGCCGAATGCAAAGAGGTGGATCATAATAAAAAAATATTAAGAATACCTTGTGCACCTCCTTACATCGAGGGAATCGTTAATTTAAGAGGCGACGTCGTAACTATATTGAATCTTCAGAATCTATTCGGAAAGCAGTCCAATGGGGATAAAGATAAGTATTCTATTATACGATTGAAAGGCAAGAAACAGGCTTTTGCCATTCTTGCGGACGAAGTTTCGGACATCATCGAGATATCCGAGAAGAATTTCGAGCCTTGTCCTTCCCATTTGGATGAGAGAGAAGGTCGGTATATTCGGAATGTGGCGGTATTTAAGGGAGAAACGTTAATCGTCTTAAACCATGAAGAATTATTGCATTTAGAGGACGCGTAA
- a CDS encoding methyl-accepting chemotaxis protein translates to MFNFVSQKNQVENERKQMSVSVTDQEVAMRDGTTLVSMTDLKGKVIYANREFLEIAGLTEDELVGKAHNVVRHPDIPRSVFKDFWDTIQAGKPWRGIVKNRSKSGDHYWVDANVAPRIENGNTVGYISVRRKPNRSQVESAAKLYKDILSGKTTLDSTSTRWLSIRFKLTAYIIANTFGLSFLAGSIYFGLNHLIAYGSAAFFAATQIVWGFYNIGYILKPLKESTQVANRIATGDLSVNVVHNRNDEIGELDKAILSMLINTAGLIARLKENGDILLQSSSDLSGASLNLSSGTEQMSQQSQTIAAAATQMNQNLSMVSSSIEEMSVSVGEVAKKAADSAKIAREANSTALETGEVVKELGENAREIGNVIESISNIASQTKLLALNAAIEAAGAGDAGKGFAVVASEVKELARQSAESSEEIKSKISAIQRSTERVIEFIGRITNVIAEVNQISGSIASAVEEQSITTKEIAANVSQTALTSNDVTKNINGISTASVDGAKDSGRVSKLSQSLQELAAGLTSLVNQFKI, encoded by the coding sequence ATGTTTAACTTTGTTTCACAAAAGAATCAAGTAGAGAACGAACGGAAGCAAATGTCCGTTTCAGTCACGGACCAAGAAGTTGCGATGCGCGACGGGACTACACTCGTCTCAATGACCGATTTAAAGGGAAAGGTCATATACGCGAATAGGGAATTCTTGGAAATCGCGGGTCTTACCGAAGATGAATTGGTTGGAAAGGCGCATAACGTAGTTCGGCATCCTGACATTCCTCGCAGTGTTTTTAAGGACTTTTGGGATACGATACAAGCCGGCAAGCCTTGGAGAGGTATCGTAAAAAACAGGAGCAAAAGCGGAGATCATTATTGGGTTGATGCGAATGTCGCGCCTAGGATCGAAAATGGCAATACTGTCGGATATATTTCCGTTCGGAGAAAGCCGAATCGATCTCAAGTGGAGTCGGCGGCTAAATTGTATAAGGATATTTTATCCGGTAAAACCACATTGGATTCCACCAGTACAAGATGGTTATCCATTCGCTTCAAACTTACCGCTTATATCATTGCGAACACATTTGGACTTTCCTTTTTGGCAGGTTCGATTTATTTCGGCTTAAATCATTTGATCGCATACGGGTCGGCGGCCTTTTTTGCCGCGACACAAATTGTATGGGGATTTTATAATATAGGCTATATTTTGAAACCCTTAAAAGAGTCTACTCAAGTTGCAAATAGAATCGCAACGGGGGATCTATCGGTTAACGTAGTTCATAATCGAAACGACGAGATAGGAGAATTAGACAAGGCTATTTTAAGTATGTTGATCAATACGGCAGGATTGATCGCTAGATTAAAGGAAAACGGGGATATTTTACTTCAATCTTCCAGCGATCTTTCCGGCGCGAGTTTAAATCTATCTTCGGGAACCGAGCAGATGTCGCAGCAATCGCAGACGATTGCGGCTGCCGCCACTCAGATGAATCAAAATTTGAGTATGGTTTCAAGTTCGATCGAAGAGATGTCGGTGTCGGTCGGCGAAGTTGCAAAGAAAGCGGCAGACTCGGCAAAGATCGCTCGCGAAGCCAATTCGACCGCGCTCGAAACGGGCGAAGTCGTAAAAGAACTGGGCGAAAACGCGAGGGAAATCGGTAATGTTATTGAAAGCATTTCGAATATAGCATCTCAAACAAAGCTTCTGGCATTGAATGCGGCAATCGAAGCCGCTGGAGCCGGAGACGCCGGAAAAGGCTTTGCGGTGGTTGCGTCCGAGGTGAAAGAGTTGGCTCGACAATCCGCAGAATCTTCCGAGGAGATCAAAAGCAAAATTTCGGCCATCCAGAGAAGCACCGAAAGAGTGATCGAGTTCATCGGCCGTATTACAAATGTGATCGCCGAAGTGAATCAGATCAGCGGTAGCATTGCGTCCGCGGTGGAAGAACAATCGATCACAACAAAGGAAATAGCCGCGAATGTCAGCCAGACGGCCTTAACGTCGAACGACGTTACTAAAAATATCAACGGTATATCGACCGCATCCGTGGACGGCGCAAAGGATTCCGGTCGTGTATCTAAACTTTCCCAATCGTTGCAGGAATTAGCGGCCGGCCTTACCTCGTTGGTGAACCAGTTTAAGATTTAA
- the cheB gene encoding chemotaxis-specific protein-glutamate methyltransferase CheB, giving the protein MGYPMELTRDKKKISVLAVDDSLVYRNLLRASFSQDPEIEFLGSAIDGKYALPKIAHLKPDFVVLDVEMPEMNGIETLREIKANYPATNVIMLSSLTMEGAKVTIKAMEMGALDFVSKPDGLSESAERIGEALEQLTAKIKAIHAQNYSKTKNIVKTDFARKIPKSSFKRKYAICVIGISTGGPQALRDLFSRISSEVEGSIVVAQHMPPLFTSYLAENISQVTKLKVKEAEEGEILESGSVYIAPGGKQLEISQSRKGPIAKVFDGPLEELCKPSVNILFNSIANNFPNESIGIIMTGMGEDGYVGMKEMKKSGSLLLAQCQESCVVFGMPNKPIKDGIVDEVLDIQGIADKISDSMRRG; this is encoded by the coding sequence ATGGGGTACCCTATGGAATTGACGAGGGATAAGAAGAAAATTTCGGTTTTGGCCGTAGATGATTCCCTCGTTTATAGGAATCTGCTCAGGGCCTCATTTTCTCAAGACCCTGAGATCGAATTCCTCGGATCCGCAATAGACGGTAAGTATGCTTTGCCTAAAATCGCGCACCTTAAACCGGATTTCGTGGTCTTGGATGTGGAAATGCCTGAGATGAACGGAATTGAAACTTTACGCGAAATCAAAGCAAACTATCCGGCGACGAATGTGATTATGCTTAGTTCCCTCACCATGGAGGGAGCTAAGGTCACCATCAAGGCTATGGAAATGGGGGCCCTAGATTTCGTATCCAAGCCGGACGGTCTTTCCGAATCTGCCGAAAGAATCGGAGAGGCGTTGGAGCAGTTAACGGCTAAGATTAAAGCAATTCACGCACAGAATTATAGTAAAACTAAGAATATCGTAAAAACGGATTTCGCTCGTAAGATTCCGAAAAGCTCTTTCAAACGGAAATATGCAATTTGCGTCATCGGTATCTCGACCGGCGGTCCTCAAGCCCTGAGAGATTTGTTTTCTAGAATTTCGAGCGAAGTAGAAGGTAGTATCGTCGTTGCGCAACATATGCCTCCTCTTTTTACCAGCTACCTTGCCGAAAATATCTCGCAAGTTACGAAATTAAAAGTTAAAGAGGCGGAAGAAGGAGAGATACTAGAAAGTGGATCCGTCTATATCGCTCCCGGCGGTAAGCAACTCGAGATTTCTCAAAGTCGAAAGGGTCCTATAGCAAAAGTATTCGACGGTCCATTAGAGGAACTTTGTAAACCGTCGGTAAATATATTATTCAACTCAATCGCGAACAATTTTCCGAACGAATCGATCGGGATCATTATGACAGGGATGGGCGAAGACGGGTATGTCGGAATGAAAGAAATGAAAAAGTCCGGAAGCCTATTGTTGGCTCAATGCCAGGAAAGTTGTGTCGTATTCGGAATGCCTAATAAACCGATTAAGGACGGTATAGTGGACGAAGTACTGGATATTCAAGGTATAGCGGATAAAATATCCGATTCCATGAGAAGAGGATAA
- a CDS encoding CheR family methyltransferase, translating to MKEEMIQFVSVLQKATGIYLSEEKLYLLESRLSDIMVDHKIGSFLDFSKKFENNQEEDFREQVIERITTHETKFFRDISIFEAITQRILPEIVERLEEGSKDNDLRDQKIRIWCAACSTGQEPYSIAIAIKERLPHLFKNVRILATDIAKETIEKARIGCYSPFEIGRGLEEYHTDRYFDKAEDGNFKIKDEIKSIVEFEQHNLISPNFPSGFDLVLCRNVSYYFDMKERSNLFQKIYKSMNPDSFLILGSAESISGFSNNFIIREFGLCRYYEINSTSVTLF from the coding sequence ATGAAAGAAGAGATGATACAATTCGTAAGCGTCCTACAGAAGGCGACCGGAATCTATCTGAGCGAGGAAAAGTTATATCTCTTAGAGAGCAGGTTATCCGACATCATGGTCGACCACAAAATCGGTTCCTTCCTCGATTTTTCTAAGAAATTCGAAAACAACCAAGAGGAGGATTTTCGAGAACAAGTTATCGAGCGAATTACCACCCATGAAACAAAATTCTTTCGTGATATAAGTATTTTCGAAGCGATCACGCAGAGGATACTTCCCGAAATAGTCGAACGGCTGGAAGAAGGATCCAAGGATAACGATTTAAGAGATCAGAAAATTCGAATTTGGTGTGCCGCCTGTTCCACCGGCCAAGAACCGTATTCGATCGCTATAGCGATCAAAGAGAGACTCCCCCATTTATTTAAGAATGTTCGAATTCTCGCTACCGATATCGCGAAGGAAACAATCGAAAAAGCAAGAATAGGATGCTATTCTCCCTTTGAAATCGGTCGCGGGTTGGAAGAATACCATACGGATCGCTATTTCGATAAAGCTGAGGACGGAAATTTTAAAATAAAGGATGAAATTAAATCAATCGTGGAATTCGAACAACATAATTTAATTTCTCCGAATTTTCCTTCGGGCTTTGACCTTGTTCTCTGCAGAAATGTTTCCTATTACTTCGATATGAAGGAGCGATCGAATTTGTTCCAGAAGATTTATAAATCGATGAATCCCGACAGTTTTCTAATACTAGGCTCTGCGGAATCAATTTCAGGTTTCTCGAATAATTTCATTATTCGGGAATTCGGGCTTTGTCGCTACTATGAAATTAATTCAACTAGTGTAACATTATTTTAA
- a CDS encoding response regulator: MSTVRILAVDDSATMRSLVQQTLGMGGYEVLLASDGKDGIEKFGQGPFDLVITDINMPVMDGITFIRELRKIDAKVPILTLTTESEESMKKSGAAAGANGWIVKPFRPVQFLDIIKQVLQSNIA, translated from the coding sequence ATGAGTACGGTTAGAATTCTCGCGGTGGATGATTCTGCCACCATGCGAAGTTTAGTGCAGCAAACTTTGGGGATGGGCGGATACGAAGTTCTTTTGGCTTCGGACGGTAAGGACGGGATCGAAAAATTCGGACAAGGACCGTTCGATCTGGTGATCACCGATATCAATATGCCCGTGATGGACGGAATTACGTTCATACGCGAACTCAGAAAAATCGATGCGAAAGTTCCCATTCTTACGCTCACAACCGAGTCGGAAGAAAGCATGAAGAAAAGCGGGGCAGCCGCCGGCGCGAACGGCTGGATCGTAAAACCGTTTCGTCCGGTTCAATTTCTGGACATTATCAAGCAAGTTCTTCAATCAAATATCGCCTAA
- the lsa26 gene encoding surface adhesion protein Lsa26, with product MNIKRILYFLISSILYFQISTPVSAFGTFSEGWMVAKLIQFESRGIIYESYEGILEITYFDPLEECEAAKDECFTPVKKKAAFSVRPENVNLVNFLSKNLNQTILVQYRIHRIKAISLSTDREVVDAQFQENILPKTSKARDPKERLTVWIHANEDAAADKFVDRKTGGKRNFSVFGRILSLEYKGTLVGTYEGLYIDESRGKVHPFSVTSEDMAGFAWRALKYNGKYYLGISVAYVSGLRESDYDLFEINFKGPAGTLEGAQFK from the coding sequence ATGAATATAAAACGGATTCTCTATTTTCTAATATCTTCGATTCTCTACTTCCAAATCTCGACTCCAGTCTCCGCGTTCGGAACGTTTTCGGAAGGCTGGATGGTCGCCAAATTAATTCAATTTGAAAGTAGAGGGATAATCTACGAATCATATGAAGGTATTCTGGAAATAACTTACTTCGATCCGTTGGAGGAGTGCGAGGCCGCAAAAGACGAATGCTTTACTCCGGTAAAAAAGAAGGCGGCCTTTAGCGTCCGACCCGAAAACGTAAATCTCGTAAACTTCCTTAGCAAGAATCTAAACCAAACCATATTAGTTCAATATAGAATTCACCGAATCAAAGCCATCTCATTGTCTACGGATAGAGAAGTCGTCGACGCTCAATTTCAGGAAAATATCCTGCCGAAGACGTCCAAGGCGAGGGATCCTAAAGAACGTCTTACGGTATGGATCCATGCGAATGAAGATGCCGCCGCGGACAAGTTCGTGGACAGAAAAACCGGCGGAAAAAGAAATTTTTCGGTTTTCGGAAGAATACTGAGTCTCGAATATAAAGGAACATTAGTCGGAACGTACGAAGGACTTTACATCGACGAATCCAGGGGTAAAGTGCATCCATTTTCCGTAACGTCCGAAGACATGGCAGGCTTTGCCTGGAGAGCTCTCAAATACAATGGAAAATATTACTTAGGAATCTCCGTCGCATACGTGAGCGGGTTAAGGGAATCTGATTATGATCTTTTCGAAATCAATTTCAAAGGTCCGGCAGGCACGCTCGAAGGTGCTCAATTCAAATAA
- a CDS encoding adenylate/guanylate cyclase domain-containing protein has product MRILFFDIRDFTHSSEKMSPKDNFDFSNSYTRRMGPFIRKNKGFVDKYLGDGIMALFPNSPDDALQAAMEMLKELANLNLSWKERKYEPIPIGIGLHTGTRMLGEIGEEERMYGTAISDAVNLASRIEGLSKELYATILLSEGKYKKLHDKKKYSFNKLGKVTVKGKSKSSQV; this is encoded by the coding sequence ATGAGGATACTTTTCTTCGATATTCGGGATTTTACTCATTCGTCCGAAAAAATGAGCCCAAAAGATAACTTTGATTTTTCGAATTCCTATACGAGAAGAATGGGGCCGTTTATCAGGAAGAATAAAGGATTTGTGGATAAATACTTAGGAGACGGGATCATGGCCTTGTTTCCGAACAGCCCGGACGATGCGTTGCAAGCAGCGATGGAAATGTTAAAAGAACTGGCGAATTTGAACCTTTCCTGGAAAGAGAGAAAATACGAGCCGATTCCGATCGGAATAGGTTTGCATACGGGAACGCGTATGTTAGGGGAGATAGGCGAGGAAGAGCGAATGTACGGCACGGCGATTTCGGACGCGGTCAATCTTGCCTCTCGCATCGAAGGTTTGAGTAAGGAGCTTTATGCGACCATTTTATTAAGCGAGGGTAAGTACAAGAAACTTCATGACAAAAAGAAATATTCGTTTAATAAACTCGGTAAGGTGACCGTCAAGGGTAAGTCAAAATCCAGTCAAGTGTAA
- a CDS encoding glycoside hydrolase family 57 protein produces MISVCFYFEVHQPFRLKPYGFFQIGKDDTYFDDGKNSAILRKVAEKCYLPTTQLLLDLIQEHKDEFNFTFSISGTAIDQFKKWCPAVLDRFKRLADTGNVEFLAETYYHSLSSLFSEREFNRHVQKHRKTIKRELGVLPEAFRNTELIYSNRIGSLVRNMGYSVMLMEGVDRLLDWRSPNFLYKAKYEPGLKLMLKNYRLSDDIAFRFSEKTWTAYPLKADKFSNWVHSVAGNGECVNLFMDFETFGEHQWANSGIFEFLKLLPSEIKRHPDFKFNTVSRAAENYHPIGDIDTHEPVSWADMERDTSAWLGNSMQRQALEAVYELEDKVYSFGDEELLDTYGKLQTSDHFYYMCTKYFNDGDVHKYFSPYSSPYDAYIYYMNVLQDFRQKLKRRIAAPAPKAGLLQEA; encoded by the coding sequence ATGATATCAGTTTGCTTTTATTTCGAGGTCCATCAACCGTTTCGGCTAAAGCCGTACGGGTTTTTCCAGATAGGAAAGGATGATACGTATTTTGATGATGGAAAGAATTCCGCGATACTAAGAAAAGTCGCTGAAAAATGCTATTTACCTACCACGCAATTACTGCTGGATCTGATTCAAGAGCACAAGGACGAATTCAATTTTACGTTTTCGATTTCCGGAACGGCCATCGATCAGTTTAAGAAATGGTGCCCCGCGGTTCTGGACCGATTCAAACGGCTGGCGGATACCGGTAATGTCGAATTTCTGGCGGAAACATATTACCATTCGCTCTCAAGTTTATTCTCCGAGAGGGAGTTTAACAGGCACGTTCAAAAACACCGAAAAACCATTAAACGTGAACTTGGAGTTTTACCGGAAGCGTTCCGGAATACCGAGCTGATATATTCCAATCGGATCGGAAGTTTAGTTAGAAATATGGGATATTCGGTTATGCTAATGGAAGGAGTCGATAGACTTTTGGATTGGAGAAGCCCTAATTTCCTCTATAAGGCTAAGTACGAACCGGGTTTAAAGTTAATGCTGAAAAATTATCGATTAAGCGACGATATAGCATTTCGTTTTTCCGAAAAAACCTGGACCGCTTATCCCTTAAAAGCGGATAAATTCTCGAATTGGGTTCATTCGGTCGCCGGAAACGGAGAATGCGTCAACCTGTTCATGGACTTTGAAACATTCGGCGAACATCAGTGGGCGAATTCCGGAATATTCGAATTCCTTAAACTATTGCCTTCGGAGATAAAACGGCATCCGGATTTTAAATTCAACACCGTCTCAAGAGCGGCCGAGAATTATCATCCGATCGGAGACATTGATACTCATGAACCCGTATCCTGGGCGGACATGGAGAGAGACACTTCCGCGTGGTTAGGCAACTCGATGCAGCGCCAAGCTCTCGAGGCCGTATATGAGCTCGAGGATAAGGTCTATAGTTTCGGAGACGAAGAGTTGCTGGATACGTACGGAAAATTACAAACCTCGGATCATTTTTATTATATGTGCACTAAGTACTTTAACGACGGCGATGTACATAAATATTTTAGTCCATATTCCTCTCCATACGATGCGTATATCTACTATATGAACGTTTTACAGGATTTTCGTCAGAAACTGAAGAGAAGAATCGCCGCACCCGCCCCAAAAGCCGGACTCTTACAAGAGGCTTGA